One Myxococcales bacterium genomic region harbors:
- a CDS encoding dihydrofolate reductase family protein, translating to MRKLVVSEFLSLDGVMQAPGGADEDTEGGFPHGSWTLPYWHDDIGAAFGALMQDVDAFLLGRKTYLIHGNAFEPMPAGDPFGDLMNAPAKYVVSRTLETPVWRNTTIIRDDVVEFVRKLKAAPGKTIMTDGSHELVHTLLQHDLVDELHLLLYPLVLGTGKKLFPSGPAGARLPFRLESAKPYPSGVVGLHYVRAR from the coding sequence TCTCCCTCGACGGCGTGATGCAGGCTCCCGGGGGCGCCGACGAGGACACCGAGGGCGGCTTCCCGCACGGGAGCTGGACGCTGCCGTACTGGCACGACGACATCGGCGCCGCGTTCGGCGCGCTGATGCAAGACGTCGACGCGTTCCTCCTCGGCCGCAAGACGTACCTCATTCATGGCAACGCCTTCGAGCCGATGCCCGCCGGCGATCCGTTCGGCGATCTCATGAACGCGCCGGCCAAGTACGTCGTCTCGCGGACGCTCGAGACGCCCGTGTGGCGCAACACCACCATCATCCGAGACGACGTGGTCGAGTTCGTGCGCAAGCTCAAGGCCGCCCCCGGAAAGACCATCATGACCGACGGGAGCCACGAGCTCGTGCACACCCTCCTCCAGCACGACCTCGTCGACGAGCTGCACCTCTTGCTGTACCCGCTCGTCCTCGGCACCGGCAAAAAGCTCTTTCCGTCGGGCCCCGCGGGCGCGCGCCTCCCCTTCCGCCTCGAGTCGGCCAAGCCCTACCCGAGCGGCGTCGTCGGGCTTCACTACGTCCGCGCGCGCTGA